From one Anopheles cruzii chromosome 3, idAnoCruzAS_RS32_06, whole genome shotgun sequence genomic stretch:
- the LOC128271791 gene encoding saccharopine dehydrogenase-like oxidoreductase isoform X2 has protein sequence MNTAKKLDVIIFGASGFTGKYTIYEGIKLLDGLKWGIAGRSREKLQQVLGEVEKKADRDLSAIPIILSDLKDETSLRKMAERCKVLINCCGPYRFYGEPVIKACIAAGTHHVDVSGEPQYMERMQLEYHQAAQERGVYIVSACGFDSIPADLGTVYTEREFDGVVNSIETYLEIKSSIPHDGGAVLHFGTWESAVYGLAHADELRTLRTALFKTRLPHFQPRLKNRPLVHKTKHVNNWWAMPFPGSDRSVVMRSQRHFYDNEKKRPIQMKAYVAFESFVHVIGVAFVAIMFAILCRFNFGRKLLLKFPKLFSFGSVSHEGPSERSMENTQFAIYFNGQGWDKAEKLLEPSDQYKSPPKKRILTKVSGTNPGYGATCVALILSATTILREHKKMPGNGGVYPPGAAYAKTSMIEKLCENGFKFEVLSKAE, from the exons AAACTGGACGTGATCATATTCGGTGCAAGCGGTTTCACCGGCAAGTACACGATCTACGAGGGCATAAAACTGCTGGATGGCCTGAAGTGGGGCATCGCTGGCCGCAGTCGTGAAAAACTACAACAGGTGCTGGGCGAGGTGGAGAAGAAAGCGGATCGAGATCTCTCAGCGATACCGATCATTTTGTCGGATCTGAAGGACGAGACATCGCTGCGTAAGATGGCCGAACGATGCAAGGTGCTGATCAATTGCTGCGGACCGTACCGCTTCTACGGGGAGCCGGTTATCAAGGCTTGCATTGCCGCCGGCACACATCATGTGGACGTTAGTGGTGAGCCACAATACATGGAACGAATGCAGCTGGAGTACCACCAGGCGGCACAGGAACGTGGCGTGTACATCGTTTCTGCCTGCGGTTTCGACTCGATTCCGGCGGATCTCGGGACAGTGTACACGGAACGGGAGTTTGACGGGGTAGTCAACTCTATCGAGACTTACCTGGAGATTAAGTCGTCAATTCCGCACGATGGTGGAGCCGTTCTGCACTTTGGAACGTGGGAATCGGCCGTATATGGGCTGGCACATGCTGACGAGTTGCGCACGTTGCGGACGGCACTGTTTAAAACGAGGCTGCCACACTTTCAACCGCGGCTAAAGAACCGTCCGCTAGTGCACAAGACCAAGCATGTGAACAATTGGTGGGCAATGCCATTTCCAGGTTCCGACCGGTCCGTCGTAATGCGATCGCAACGGCATTTTTATGACAACGAGAAAAAGCGACCGATTCAAATGAAGGCATATGTTGCGTTTGA ATCGTTTGTCCACGTGATTGGTGTGGCTTTCGTTGCGATCATGTTTGCCATTCTGTGTCGCTTCAACTTTGGTCGAAAGTTGCTGTTAAAG TTCCCCAAACTGTTTTCCTTTGGATCCGTGTCCCACGAAGGCCCATCGGAACGTTCGATGGAAAACACACAGTTTGCTATATATTTCAATGGCCAGGGCTGGGATAAGGCAGAGAAGCTACTGGAACCGTCCGATCAGTACAAGAGTCCACCGAAGAAACGTATACTCACGAAGGTCTCCGGCACCAATCCCGGTTATGGCGCTACCTGCGTTGCTCTCATTCTGTCCGCAACAACTATTCTTCGCGAGCATAAGAAAATGCCTGGAAA CGGCGGAGTCTATCCTCCCGGTGCGGCATATGCAAAAACGAGTATGATTGAAAAGTTGTGTGAAAATGGCTTCAAATTTGAGGTGCTTAGCAAGGCGGAATAG
- the LOC128271791 gene encoding saccharopine dehydrogenase-like oxidoreductase isoform X1: MDQSDEKLDVIIFGASGFTGKYTIYEGIKLLDGLKWGIAGRSREKLQQVLGEVEKKADRDLSAIPIILSDLKDETSLRKMAERCKVLINCCGPYRFYGEPVIKACIAAGTHHVDVSGEPQYMERMQLEYHQAAQERGVYIVSACGFDSIPADLGTVYTEREFDGVVNSIETYLEIKSSIPHDGGAVLHFGTWESAVYGLAHADELRTLRTALFKTRLPHFQPRLKNRPLVHKTKHVNNWWAMPFPGSDRSVVMRSQRHFYDNEKKRPIQMKAYVAFESFVHVIGVAFVAIMFAILCRFNFGRKLLLKFPKLFSFGSVSHEGPSERSMENTQFAIYFNGQGWDKAEKLLEPSDQYKSPPKKRILTKVSGTNPGYGATCVALILSATTILREHKKMPGNGGVYPPGAAYAKTSMIEKLCENGFKFEVLSKAE, encoded by the exons atggatcAGTCAGATGAGAAACTGGACGTGATCATATTCGGTGCAAGCGGTTTCACCGGCAAGTACACGATCTACGAGGGCATAAAACTGCTGGATGGCCTGAAGTGGGGCATCGCTGGCCGCAGTCGTGAAAAACTACAACAGGTGCTGGGCGAGGTGGAGAAGAAAGCGGATCGAGATCTCTCAGCGATACCGATCATTTTGTCGGATCTGAAGGACGAGACATCGCTGCGTAAGATGGCCGAACGATGCAAGGTGCTGATCAATTGCTGCGGACCGTACCGCTTCTACGGGGAGCCGGTTATCAAGGCTTGCATTGCCGCCGGCACACATCATGTGGACGTTAGTGGTGAGCCACAATACATGGAACGAATGCAGCTGGAGTACCACCAGGCGGCACAGGAACGTGGCGTGTACATCGTTTCTGCCTGCGGTTTCGACTCGATTCCGGCGGATCTCGGGACAGTGTACACGGAACGGGAGTTTGACGGGGTAGTCAACTCTATCGAGACTTACCTGGAGATTAAGTCGTCAATTCCGCACGATGGTGGAGCCGTTCTGCACTTTGGAACGTGGGAATCGGCCGTATATGGGCTGGCACATGCTGACGAGTTGCGCACGTTGCGGACGGCACTGTTTAAAACGAGGCTGCCACACTTTCAACCGCGGCTAAAGAACCGTCCGCTAGTGCACAAGACCAAGCATGTGAACAATTGGTGGGCAATGCCATTTCCAGGTTCCGACCGGTCCGTCGTAATGCGATCGCAACGGCATTTTTATGACAACGAGAAAAAGCGACCGATTCAAATGAAGGCATATGTTGCGTTTGA ATCGTTTGTCCACGTGATTGGTGTGGCTTTCGTTGCGATCATGTTTGCCATTCTGTGTCGCTTCAACTTTGGTCGAAAGTTGCTGTTAAAG TTCCCCAAACTGTTTTCCTTTGGATCCGTGTCCCACGAAGGCCCATCGGAACGTTCGATGGAAAACACACAGTTTGCTATATATTTCAATGGCCAGGGCTGGGATAAGGCAGAGAAGCTACTGGAACCGTCCGATCAGTACAAGAGTCCACCGAAGAAACGTATACTCACGAAGGTCTCCGGCACCAATCCCGGTTATGGCGCTACCTGCGTTGCTCTCATTCTGTCCGCAACAACTATTCTTCGCGAGCATAAGAAAATGCCTGGAAA CGGCGGAGTCTATCCTCCCGGTGCGGCATATGCAAAAACGAGTATGATTGAAAAGTTGTGTGAAAATGGCTTCAAATTTGAGGTGCTTAGCAAGGCGGAATAG
- the LOC128272539 gene encoding phenylalanine--tRNA ligase alpha subunit — protein sequence MQDIAERILKYIADHGEVDTFDLAAVFGEDHQKVIGGVKSIEATGELIRSEPNARKSWKPTAEGEHILQHGSHEANIFNAVLSEGIAQSELMKIGKNPKAGFSKAMSNGWIYIDKSSGTPLVRRKVDKIDDEVLTCLKAIVDGRESSIADSVKNDYKKRKILEESVTKSFLLSKGPEFATTLHKLETDLTVEMLASGLWKDLKFKAYNFDALGAAPGRGQLHPLMKVRTEFRQIFLEMGFSEMPTNNFVESCFWNFDALYVPQQHPARDQQDTFFVSHPQLSSKFPLPLIGSVRDSHESGTDGSIGYRYEWRLDESRKNVLRTHTTGVSARMLYKVANQPGGFRPVKYFSIDKVFRNETLDATHLAEFHQVEGVVADYGVTLGDLIGTFNAFFNKLGITELEYKPTFNPYTEPSMEIFCFHPGLQRWIEVGNSGMFRPEMLRPLGVPKGVNVIAWGLSLERPTMIKYGINNIRDLIGPKVDLKMVQDGPICRMNC from the exons ATGCAGGATATTGCTGAACGCATTCTAAAGTACATTGCCGATCATGGGGAAGTGGATACATTTGACTTGGCGGCTGTGTTCGGCGAAGATCACCAGAAAGTCATAGGCGGTGTAAAAAGTATCGAGGCAACCGGCGAACTCATTCGTTCCGAACCCAATGCACGAAAATCTTGGAAGCCGACGGCCGAAGGAGAGCACATCCTGCAACATGGTAGCCACGaggcaaacatttttaatgCCGTCCTTAGCGAAGGAATCGCGCAATCGGAACTGATGAAG ATCGGAAAGAACCCGAAAGCCGGCTTTAGCAAGGCAATGTCGAACGGTTGGATTTACATTGATAAAAGCAGCGGGACACCACTGGTTCGCCGTAAAGTGGACAAGATCGACGACGAGGTGCTAACCTGTTTGAAAGCGATCGTCGATGGCCGCGAGTCCTCCATTGCCGATAGCGTCAAGAACGACTACAAGAAGCGCAAAATACTTGAAGAAAGCGTCACGAAAAGTTTTCTCCTCTCAAAGGGGCCGGAATTCGCTACTACGCTACACAAGCTGGAAACCGACCTCACCGTTGAAATGCTCGCCAGCGGCCTGTGGAAGGATCTGAAGTTCAAAGCGTACAACTTCGATGCCCTCGGGGCCGCACCGGGACGCGGACAGCTGCACCCATTGATGAAAGTGCGCACCGAGTTCCGGCAGATCTTCCTCGAGATGGGCTTTTCCGAAATGCCAACGAACAACTTTGTGGAGTCGTGCTTCTGGAACTTTGATGCGCTCTACGTGCCGCAACAGCATCCCGCACGCGACCAACAGGACACATTTTTCGTGTCACATCCGCAGCTAAGCAGTaagtttccgcttccgctgaTTGGGAGTGTTCGAGACTCACACGAAAGCGGAACCGACGGATCAATCGGGTATCGGTACGAGTGGCGCTTAGATGAGAGTCGGAAGAACGTACTACGAACACATACTACCGGTGTCAGTGCCCGGATGCTGTATAAGGTTGCTAATCAGCCGGGTGGATTTCGCCCAGTCAAGTACTTCAGCATCGATAAGGTTTTTCGCAATGAAACTCTCGATGCAACCCATCTGGCCGAGTTCCATCAGGTGGAAGGAGTCGTTGCCGATTACGGTGTTACACTAGGCGATTTAATTGGCACATTCAATGCATTCTTCAACAAGCTTGGCATCACCGAGCTAGAATACAAGCCAACCTTTAACCCGTATACCGAACCATCGATGGAAATATTCTGCTTCCATCCGGGTTTGCAGCGTTGGATCGAAGTCGGTAACTCTGGCATGTTTCGGCCAGAAATGTTACGTCCACTCGGCGTGCCGAAAGGGGTGAACGTTATCGCATGGGGTTTATCACTCGAGCGGCCAACGATGATCAAGTACGGCATCAACAATATCAGAGATCTGATTGGGCCGAAAGTGGATTTGAAGATGGTACAAGATGGCCCGATTTGTCGAATGAATTGCTAA